A window from Fragaria vesca subsp. vesca linkage group LG5, FraVesHawaii_1.0, whole genome shotgun sequence encodes these proteins:
- the LOC101297259 gene encoding protein FAR1-RELATED SEQUENCE 5-like: protein MAGMRSTQRCEGMNKDFKLVLSKSKTLVQVVSLVDRTLMRIRNNQERDDFNTINSFHSAKTHLEDLEKQASSVFTHDVFKCIFREIMKEAHITLKQGTKCQEDGSRLYKVSVYKRPDFEHTVTYYPRKETESAADPIMVCSCGMFEYRGVSCRHMFSVMKNENIFHLHKSLIVKRWSRDARSVCEILYPNKEMPQEAVQVSSMYDALTADCNRLCFYASKMQEGYNMLNMEIDRLAAIMEGLARDQEKVQGTATPTKKGFIVRDPIPSKTKGREKSDKKNEPSRRTVTCGYYKGGGHNIQTCPMVDVAYVVDFATFAI, encoded by the exons ATGGCTGGCATGAGAAGCACACAAAGGTGTGAGGGAATGAATAAAGACTTCAAGCTTGTCCTATCGAAAAGCAAAACCCTTGTGCAGGTTGTTTCGTTGGTGGACCGAACACTTATGAGAATTAGAAACAATCAAGAAAGGGATGATTTCAACACTATAAATTCATTTCATAGTGCGAAAACTCACTTGGAAGATTTGGAGAAACAAGCATCTTCTGTATTCACACACGACGTGTTTAAGTGTATTTTTAGGGAGATCATGAAAGAGGCTCATATCACACTAAAGCAAGGAACAAAATGTCAAGAAGATGGTTCCCGGCTTTACAAGGTATCAGTTTACAAGCGTCCTGATTTTGAACACACTGTTACCTACTACCCTCGGAAAGAGACTGAAAGTGCAGCAGACCCGATTATGGTGTGCTCTTGCGGAATGTTTGAGTATAGGGGAGTGTCGTGTCGTCACATGTTCTCGGTGATGAAAAACGAAAACATCTTTCATCTTCACAAGTCACTAATAGTGAAGAGGTGGTCGAGGGACGCAAGAAGTGTTTGTGAAATCCTATATCCAAACAAAGAAATGCCCCAAGAAGCCGTGCAAGTGAGTAG CATGTATGATGCTTTGACTGCTGATTGCAATCGGTTGTGCTTTTATGCTTCAAAGATGCAAGAAGGCTACAACATGTTGAATATGGAGATCGATAGACTAGCAGCAATTATGGAAGGTTTGGCGAGAGATCAAGAAAAAGTGCAAGGTACGGCTACACCCACCAAGAAAGGTTTCATTGTGAGAGATCCTATCCCATCTAAGACCAAAGGCAGAGAAAAGAGCGACAAAAAGAATGAGCCATCGAGACGGACGGTTACCTGTGGTTATTACAAAGGCGGTGGACACAATATTCAAACATGTCCG ATGGTAGATGTTGCTTATGTTGTAGATTTTGCAACTTTTGCCATCTAA
- the LOC101297551 gene encoding pentatricopeptide repeat-containing protein At5g60960, mitochondrial-like yields the protein MRSLPSLQLRRLLLRSLSTSASPSPTFNQTPVPFLSTNPTRHAPNPITTSHFPSLPRFSLTSKPFSSSSSEPQLAQSISSHLLHQPQPECADVTKTLQSSFPNVTPTPSLVLSVLNLSAEAGRAVLGFNQWLIHNPRFDHTDETLSYFVDYFGRRKDFKATHDVILSSRDVAGPKTLAASIDRLVRAGRPAQAVSMFEKMEEEYGIKRDKAALRLVVEKLCEYGFASNAEKMVKGLVNEFFPDEYMCDLLIKGWCVDGKLDEARRLAGEMYRGGFEIGTSAFNAILDCVCKLCRKKDPFRLHSEAEQILVDMDYHGVPRNVETFNVLITNLCKIRKTNDALNLFHRMGEWGCSPNETTFLELTRSLYQAARVGEGDEMIDRMKSAGFGEALDKKAYFGFLKILCGIERIDHALSVFKKMKQDGCEPGIKTYDLLMGKLYAQNRADRATALFNEAQKKEVPVTHKTYQVDSKYLKKPKAKKENTRETLPEKMARKRRRLKQIRLSFVKKPKKGMRRAY from the coding sequence ATGAGGTCTTTGCCGTCTCTGCAACTCCGGCGACTCCTTCTCCGCTCTCTCTCCACCTCCGCCTCTCCTTCTCCAACCTTCAACCAAACCCCCGTCCCATTTCTCTCAACCAACCCCACCCGCCATGCCCCCAATCCAATCACCACCTCTCACTTCCCCTCTCTTCCCCGTTTCTCTCTCACCTCCAAACCCTTCTCATCTTCTTCTTCCGAACCCCAGTTAGCCCAATCCATCTCCTCTCACCTTCTCCATCAACCACAACCCGAATGTGCTGACGTCACCAAAACCCTCCAATCAAGCTTCCCCAACGTCACCCCTACCCCTTCTCTGGTTCTCTCCGTCCTCAATCTCTCCGCCGAAGCCGGCCGCGCCGTTCTAGGCTTCAACCAATGGCTCATCCACAACCCGAGGTTCGACCACACCGACGAAACCCTCTCCTACTTTGTGGACTATTTCGGCCGGAGGAAGGATTTCAAAGCCACCCATGACGTCATTCTCAGTTCCCGTGACGTCGCCGGGCCGAAAACCCTGGCTGCCTCCATTGACAGGCTGGTGAGAGCTGGGAGGCCGGCGCAGGCGGTTTCGATGTTTGAGAAGATGGAGGAGGAGTATGGGATCAAGAGGGACAAGGCGGCGCTGAGATTGGTTGTTGAGAAGCTTTGCGAATACGGATTTGCGAGTAATGCTGAGAAGATGGTGAAAGGTTTGGTGAATGAGTTTTTCCCTGATGAGTATATGTGTGATTTGCTTATTAAGGGGTGGTGTGTGGATGGGAAGCTTGATGAGGCTAGGAGATTGGCTGGGGAGATGTATAGGGGAGGCTTCGAGATTGGGACTAGTGCTTTCAATGCTATTCTGGATTGTGTTTGTAAGCTTTGCAGGAAGAAGGACCCGTTTAGGCTGCATTCCGAGGCGGAGCAGATCTTGGTGGATATGGACTATCATGGGGTGCCGAGAAATGTGGAGACTTTCAATGTGCTGATTACTAATTTGTGTAAGATTAGGAAGACCAACGACGCGTTGAATTTGTTTCATAGGATGGGGGAGTGGGGGTGTTCTCCGAACGAGACTACCTTTCTTGAACTGACCAGGAGCTTGTATCAGGCAGCTCGAGTTGGGGAGGGAGATGAAATGATTGATAGGATGAAATCAGCAGGGTTTGGGGAGGCTCTTGATAAGAAGGCCTATTTTGGGTTTCTGAAGATTTTGTGTGGCATTGAGAGGATTGATCATGCTTTGTCTGTTTTCAAGAAGATGAAACAGGATGGATGTGAGCCCGGGATCAAAACTTACGATCTGCTGATGGGAAAGTTGTATGCTCAGAACCGTGCTGATAGAGCCACTGCCCTGTTTAATGAGGCGCAAAAGAAAGAGGTGCCTGTGACACACAAGACATACCAGGTGGATTCCAAATACTTGAAGAAGCCGAAGGCTAAGAAGGAAAATACGAGGGAAACCCTTCCTGAGAAGATGGCAAGGAAGAGGAGGCGTCTTAAGCAAATCCGATTGAGCTTCGTAAAGAAGCCCAAAAAAGGGATGCGCCGAGCCTACTGA